The Metabacillus sediminilitoris genome window below encodes:
- a CDS encoding 2-hydroxyacid dehydrogenase has translation MARPYVFVTRKCSEIELQPLYEVADIEMWPEEETPCPREILVEKAKKADALLTMLSDSIDKQLLDQAKQLKVVANLAVGYDNIDVAYANEQGVVVCNTPDVLTDTTADLTFGLVLATARRLMEASDYVKNNLWKGWGPLLLAGHDVHHKTIGIVGMGKIGQAVAKRATGFEMNILYHNRTRNSEAENTLGATYCSLDELLISSDFVVSLTPLTNETKELFNMDSFKKMKNTAIFINAGRGAVVNEHDLYEALINQEIAGAGLDVFLNEPIESTHPLAGLHNVVALPHIGSASYETRHKMMNLCAENIALVLKGSAPKTNVLTK, from the coding sequence ATGGCAAGACCGTATGTATTTGTAACAAGGAAGTGTTCAGAGATTGAGCTACAGCCTTTATATGAGGTAGCAGATATTGAAATGTGGCCAGAAGAAGAAACACCATGTCCAAGAGAAATATTAGTTGAAAAGGCAAAAAAGGCTGATGCGTTATTAACGATGCTTTCAGACTCAATTGATAAACAATTATTGGATCAAGCAAAACAGTTAAAAGTGGTTGCGAATCTTGCCGTTGGATATGATAACATTGATGTCGCTTATGCAAATGAGCAGGGGGTTGTCGTTTGTAATACACCAGACGTGCTAACAGATACGACAGCTGATTTAACATTTGGTTTAGTACTCGCTACTGCCCGCCGGTTAATGGAGGCATCTGATTATGTCAAAAATAATCTGTGGAAAGGCTGGGGGCCACTGCTGCTGGCTGGTCATGATGTACATCATAAAACGATAGGCATCGTTGGGATGGGGAAAATTGGACAAGCTGTTGCGAAACGGGCTACAGGCTTTGAAATGAACATTCTCTACCATAATCGTACAAGAAATAGTGAAGCTGAGAATACGCTGGGGGCAACATATTGTTCTCTTGATGAATTATTAATATCGTCTGATTTTGTTGTTAGCTTGACACCATTGACCAATGAAACAAAAGAGCTTTTTAATATGGATTCATTTAAAAAAATGAAAAACACTGCCATTTTTATCAATGCAGGCCGTGGAGCTGTTGTCAATGAGCATGATCTCTATGAAGCTTTGATTAATCAAGAAATTGCTGGTGCTGGACTTGATGTGTTCTTAAATGAACCAATTGAATCAACACACCCATTGGCAGGATTACATAATGTGGTCGCTTTGCCGCATATAGGCAGTGCAAGTTATGAAACAAGACATAAAATGATGAATTTATGTGCAGAGAACATTGCTTTAGTCTTAAAAGGATCTGCTCCAAAAACAAATGTCCTGACAAAATAA